Proteins encoded within one genomic window of Brachybacterium muris:
- a CDS encoding carbohydrate ABC transporter permease translates to MSEPTTAPTTTRADAAATAGRPGSPADAKRRRDGRPRPRYGTHVVLLIGGLLMVFPFLWQIIMSLSTHAEVTSVPPTWIPAEPQWGNYPAVFEQIPFLNQFLNTAAVTVLRVVGQLILCAMAGYAFARMEFRGKNVLFALVLSILMVPYQIYLIPQYGIIQQLGWLNTVAGIAAPGIFSAFGTFLMRQHFMGMPRSLEEAARLDGASPWQTFWRIMFPLSGSALSAVAILTALASWNDLMWPLIVATYDDRTTLAVGLSTLQGQFTSNYPVMMAASFMAMLPLMILFIVLQRRVVEGLAHSGMKG, encoded by the coding sequence ATGAGTGAGCCGACGACCGCTCCCACGACGACCCGAGCCGACGCCGCCGCAACCGCCGGTCGCCCCGGGTCGCCTGCCGATGCGAAGCGCCGCCGCGACGGACGCCCCCGCCCCCGCTACGGCACCCACGTTGTGCTGCTGATCGGTGGTCTGCTGATGGTGTTCCCGTTCCTGTGGCAGATCATCATGTCGCTGTCTACGCATGCCGAGGTCACCTCGGTGCCGCCCACCTGGATCCCGGCCGAGCCGCAGTGGGGGAACTACCCAGCCGTGTTCGAGCAGATTCCGTTCCTGAACCAGTTCCTCAACACCGCCGCCGTGACCGTGCTGCGCGTGGTGGGGCAGCTGATCCTGTGCGCCATGGCCGGCTACGCCTTCGCCCGCATGGAGTTCCGCGGCAAGAACGTGCTGTTCGCCCTGGTGCTGTCGATCCTGATGGTGCCGTACCAGATCTACCTCATCCCGCAGTACGGGATCATCCAGCAGCTGGGCTGGCTGAACACGGTGGCCGGTATCGCCGCCCCCGGTATCTTCAGCGCCTTCGGCACCTTCCTGATGCGTCAGCACTTCATGGGCATGCCGCGCTCACTGGAGGAGGCAGCACGCCTGGACGGGGCCTCCCCATGGCAGACCTTCTGGCGGATCATGTTCCCGCTGTCCGGATCCGCCCTCAGCGCGGTCGCCATCCTCACGGCGCTCGCCTCCTGGAACGACCTGATGTGGCCGCTGATCGTGGCCACCTATGACGACCGCACCACCCTCGCGGTGGGCCTTTCCACCTTGCAGGGCCAGTTCACCTCCAACTACCCGGTGATGATGGCCGCCAGCTTCATGGCGATGCTGCCGCTGATGATCCTGTTCATCGTGCTGCAGCGCCGCGTGGTCGAGGGCCTGGCCCACTCCGGCATGAAGGGCTGA
- a CDS encoding class II fructose-bisphosphate aldolase, whose product MPLSPLAPVAARAREAGHGLAAFNVIHLENAESFRLAAEVVKAAHELGVSVEAELGEVGGKDGVHDPSARTDPADAARFVADTGVDLMAVAVGSSHAMTERTAALDEQLISAIAAEVPVPLVLHGSSGVADENIQAAIRAGMTKINVSTHLNKVYTGAVREFLEANPTVVDTRKWMRAGREAGTGEAERLIRLFKDAAQG is encoded by the coding sequence ATGCCCCTGAGCCCGCTCGCCCCCGTTGCTGCTCGCGCCCGCGAGGCCGGCCACGGCCTGGCCGCGTTCAACGTGATCCACCTGGAGAACGCCGAGAGCTTCCGCCTCGCCGCCGAGGTCGTCAAGGCCGCCCACGAGCTGGGTGTGAGCGTGGAGGCCGAGCTCGGTGAGGTGGGCGGCAAGGACGGCGTGCACGATCCGTCGGCCCGCACCGACCCGGCCGATGCCGCCCGCTTCGTGGCCGACACCGGGGTGGACCTGATGGCCGTGGCCGTGGGCTCCTCGCACGCGATGACCGAGCGCACCGCCGCCCTGGACGAGCAGCTGATCTCCGCGATCGCCGCGGAGGTGCCGGTTCCGCTGGTGCTGCACGGCTCCTCCGGTGTGGCCGACGAGAACATCCAGGCCGCGATCCGGGCGGGGATGACCAAGATCAACGTGTCCACCCACCTGAACAAGGTGTACACCGGAGCGGTGCGGGAGTTCCTGGAGGCGAACCCCACCGTGGTGGACACCCGCAAGTGGATGAGGGCAGGCCGTGAGGCGGGCACCGGGGAGGCCGAGCGGCTGATCCGGCTGTTCAAGGACGCTGCCCAGGGCTGA
- a CDS encoding PfkB family carbohydrate kinase, with amino-acid sequence MDARRGRRWATTGSLGRRTQHSSASAIGRRFAEQIDHDAHALVTTDGGRPAARAVVDLARDRQDPWPRGSRGGAMILAITPNPALDVTYTVDDTRLHEVNRVREVRTEAGGKGVNVAKVLAQLGEPVTCAGPLGGPAGDELRRRLAATAGRPGTPDADDAATDNADAADANAAGTADAGTDSAHAPAQADPLLRQAWTWIDGTTRRTLAVVDANGATGLYEPGPQLSAAEVQQLLADVGALLTGAIPPIEAVTISGSLPGGMSGEDLATLIAAIRETGRPVLVDTSGPGLLTAARAGATVLKPNAEKAMEATGESTALDAARALCELGAGTVVCSLGGEGMLGLQRAEAGAPAGSAPVDTASVDRTAATTVRAWRARLPQALDGNPTGAGDSVVAALASTVLLGRTDLPIALRRAVAVGASAVTRPVAGEIDLELIDQLEPTVTIEEI; translated from the coding sequence GTGGACGCGCGCCGTGGCCGCAGGTGGGCGACCACGGGGTCGCTCGGCCGCCGCACGCAGCACTCCTCGGCCTCCGCCATCGGCCGACGCTTCGCCGAGCAGATCGACCATGACGCGCACGCCCTGGTCACCACCGATGGCGGCCGTCCTGCGGCACGCGCTGTGGTGGACCTGGCCCGCGACCGACAAGACCCCTGGCCCCGCGGATCACGAGGCGGCGCGATGATCCTCGCCATCACCCCGAACCCCGCCCTGGACGTCACCTACACGGTCGACGACACGCGCCTGCACGAGGTGAACCGGGTGCGGGAGGTGCGCACTGAGGCCGGCGGCAAGGGCGTCAACGTCGCCAAGGTGCTGGCCCAGCTGGGCGAGCCCGTGACCTGCGCCGGCCCCCTGGGCGGGCCCGCCGGCGACGAGCTGCGCCGGCGGCTGGCGGCCACGGCCGGGCGCCCCGGCACTCCCGATGCCGACGACGCCGCCACAGACAATGCCGACGCAGCCGACGCCAACGCAGCCGGCACCGCCGATGCCGGTACCGACTCAGCCCACGCCCCCGCGCAGGCCGATCCCCTGCTGCGCCAAGCCTGGACGTGGATCGACGGCACCACCCGCCGCACCCTCGCCGTGGTGGATGCTAACGGCGCCACCGGGCTGTATGAGCCCGGTCCGCAGCTCAGTGCTGCCGAGGTGCAGCAGCTGCTGGCCGACGTGGGCGCTCTGCTGACCGGCGCCATCCCCCCGATCGAGGCCGTCACCATCAGCGGCTCCCTGCCCGGGGGCATGAGCGGCGAGGACCTCGCCACCCTGATCGCGGCGATCCGCGAGACCGGCCGCCCCGTCCTGGTGGACACCTCCGGCCCCGGACTGCTCACGGCGGCCCGCGCCGGCGCCACCGTGCTGAAGCCCAACGCCGAGAAAGCGATGGAGGCCACCGGCGAGTCCACTGCTCTGGATGCCGCCCGCGCCCTGTGCGAACTGGGTGCCGGCACCGTGGTGTGCTCCCTCGGCGGGGAGGGGATGCTGGGCCTGCAGCGTGCGGAGGCCGGCGCCCCTGCGGGTTCCGCCCCCGTAGATACCGCCTCCGTCGACCGCACCGCTGCCACGACGGTCCGCGCCTGGCGGGCCCGTCTGCCCCAGGCTCTGGACGGCAACCCCACCGGGGCCGGCGACTCGGTGGTCGCGGCTCTGGCCTCCACCGTGCTGCTGGGCCGCACCGACCTGCCCATCGCTCTGCGCCGGGCCGTCGCCGTCGGCGCCAGCGCCGTGACCCGCCCCGTCGCCGGGGAGATCGACCTGGAGCTGATCGATCAGCTCGAACCCACCGTCACGATCGAGGAGATCTGA